A genomic window from Eleginops maclovinus isolate JMC-PN-2008 ecotype Puerto Natales chromosome 9, JC_Emac_rtc_rv5, whole genome shotgun sequence includes:
- the tax1bp3 gene encoding tax1-binding protein 3 has protein sequence MSNFMPGQPLVAVVQRIEIKKLRQGENLILGFSIGGGIDQDPGQNPFSDDKADKGIYVTRITPGGPADAANLRMGDKIMQVNGYDMTMMTHDQARKRLTQKKEDVVRLLVTRKSLEEAVKTSMGGCYPRQ, from the exons CAACGGATTGAGATCAAGAAGCTACGTCAGGGAGAGAATCTGATCCTGGGCTTCAGCATCGGAGGAGGGATAGACCAGGACCCCGGACAGAACCCCTTTTCTGACGACAAGGCTGAcaaa GGGATCTACGTGACCAGGATAACACCGGGAGGACCAGCAGATGCGGCCAACCTGAGGATGGGAGACAAAATAATGCAG gtGAACGGCTACGATATGACCATGATGACCCACGACCAGGCGCGTAAGAGACTCACGCAGAAGAAAGAGGACGTAGTGCGGCTACTGGTGACCAGGAAGTCTCTAGAGGAAGCCGTCAAAACATCAATGGGGGGTTGTTACCCCCGACAGTAA